In Tenacibaculum pacificus, a single window of DNA contains:
- a CDS encoding ABC transporter ATPase: MLVDFNTLSEESKVWIYPCNRKFYPKEIDGLNEQLKTFVEGWKLDDENFQASFEVRYNRFIIFSASEDAVLLNVDIDAQVGFILQLQTQYEVELLDRMNVCFKQGEYTQYKELKDFKQLIKNKAVTEKTIVFDNLIETKQELDNYWEVPISESWYSRFLKKSKTKS; encoded by the coding sequence TATCAGAAGAATCAAAAGTTTGGATTTATCCATGTAATAGAAAGTTTTATCCAAAGGAAATTGACGGATTAAACGAACAATTAAAAACATTTGTTGAAGGATGGAAGTTAGATGATGAAAATTTTCAAGCATCTTTTGAAGTACGATACAATCGTTTTATTATTTTTTCAGCATCAGAAGATGCAGTTTTGTTAAATGTCGATATTGATGCACAAGTTGGTTTTATTTTACAATTACAAACTCAATATGAAGTTGAATTGTTAGATAGAATGAATGTGTGTTTTAAGCAAGGTGAATACACACAATACAAAGAATTGAAAGACTTTAAACAGTTAATTAAAAATAAAGCAGTAACAGAAAAAACTATTGTTTTTGATAATTTAATTGAAACAAAACAAGAGTTAGATAATTATTGGGAAGTGCCAATTTCTGAAAGCTGGTATAGCAGATTTTTAAAGAAAAGTAAAACCAAGTCCTAA